A region from the Nonlabens sp. YIK11 genome encodes:
- the lptC gene encoding LPS export ABC transporter periplasmic protein LptC, producing MTAFNNILKFTITALAVICFLACTDNLEEIAKMNTVSNEPTNEVENLLLKHTDSGMLKITLSGKLMLDYSNDEFPYTEFPEGLQVEVYDTKKSPAEKTTITSDYGVIYNDTDLVDLIGNVTIVTSDGNTFYGDQLYWDQKSKWIFTNEPFNTDLKNSSKTSGDIIDSNEKLTQALVRNARDQYYVKPINE from the coding sequence GTGACAGCATTCAACAACATATTAAAATTCACGATCACGGCACTTGCCGTGATCTGTTTTTTAGCATGTACAGATAATCTGGAAGAAATTGCCAAAATGAATACGGTCTCTAATGAGCCCACTAACGAGGTAGAAAACCTATTACTCAAACATACCGATAGCGGTATGCTTAAAATCACGTTGTCCGGCAAACTTATGTTGGATTATTCTAATGATGAGTTTCCTTATACCGAGTTTCCAGAAGGTCTTCAAGTTGAAGTCTATGACACTAAGAAATCACCGGCTGAAAAAACGACCATTACCTCAGACTATGGTGTGATCTATAATGATACCGACCTTGTGGATCTTATAGGTAATGTGACCATTGTCACGTCTGATGGGAATACTTTTTATGGGGACCAGCTATATTGGGATCAAAAGTCAAAGTGGATTTTTACCAATGAGCCCTTCAATACAGATTTAAAAAATAGTAGCAAGACTTCTGGAGATATTATCGATTCCAACGAGAAACTGACTCAGGCACTCGTGCGCAACGCCAGAGACCAATACTACGTAAAACCTATCAATGAGTAA
- a CDS encoding UDP-N-acetylmuramoyl-tripeptide--D-alanyl-D-alanine ligase — MQIEELYNRFRESEGISTDTRTLKKGELFVALSGDNFDGNRYVSTAIEKGAHHIICTDKSHADHKNVTVVENALKTLQELANYHRKQLKAPIVALTGSNGKTTTKELIVSVLSQQYKVSATKGNLNNHIGVPLTLLSFDESAEIGVVEMGANHLKEIKALSEIAAPDYGLITNFGKAHLEGFGGIEGVKRGKSELYDYIAGNKGKVMVRQQDAEQLKRSADIDRRLAPIFRIQSSQPLSIVWDDLEFQTNLTGIYNVGNMELAAAIGLEMNIPKEKIVTGLSLYTPENNRSQIIKKNGLTIIKDAYNANPTSMRAALENLSQQSGHKTAILGDMFELGIYASDEHQNIADLADELKIDRVILIGENFYKTNAGSLEKYENFNTFSKSWTPLDSSSNKVILIKGSRGMALERVLDLI, encoded by the coding sequence ATGCAAATAGAAGAATTATATAATCGCTTTCGCGAAAGCGAAGGTATTTCAACAGATACTAGAACACTTAAGAAAGGTGAGCTGTTCGTCGCACTGTCTGGTGATAATTTTGATGGAAATCGATACGTATCTACCGCTATTGAAAAAGGCGCACATCACATTATCTGCACCGATAAATCCCATGCGGACCATAAGAATGTCACGGTCGTAGAGAATGCCCTCAAGACCCTACAAGAGCTTGCCAACTATCATCGCAAGCAACTTAAAGCTCCCATCGTGGCTTTAACTGGAAGTAATGGTAAAACGACTACCAAAGAACTAATCGTTAGCGTTCTATCCCAACAATATAAGGTCAGTGCTACTAAAGGCAACCTAAATAATCATATTGGAGTTCCCTTGACTCTGTTGTCATTTGATGAATCTGCTGAGATAGGTGTGGTCGAGATGGGTGCCAACCATCTTAAAGAGATCAAGGCCTTGAGCGAGATTGCAGCACCTGATTATGGGTTGATAACGAACTTTGGTAAAGCACACTTAGAAGGGTTTGGCGGCATTGAAGGAGTCAAAAGAGGTAAAAGCGAGCTTTACGATTATATCGCTGGCAACAAGGGAAAAGTGATGGTAAGACAACAAGATGCAGAGCAACTCAAGAGAAGCGCTGATATCGACAGGCGCCTCGCTCCTATCTTTAGAATTCAATCCTCGCAGCCACTTAGCATCGTATGGGACGATCTGGAATTTCAAACCAATCTAACCGGCATCTATAACGTGGGCAATATGGAACTTGCCGCGGCCATAGGTCTTGAAATGAATATACCAAAAGAGAAAATCGTTACAGGCCTAAGCCTCTATACTCCTGAAAACAATAGGTCTCAAATAATCAAAAAGAACGGGCTGACGATCATTAAGGATGCATACAATGCAAACCCAACGAGCATGCGGGCTGCTCTAGAAAACCTATCGCAGCAGTCTGGACATAAAACAGCAATACTGGGCGATATGTTCGAGTTGGGTATATATGCTAGTGATGAGCATCAAAATATCGCAGACCTCGCTGACGAACTTAAAATAGACAGAGTCATCCTTATAGGCGAGAATTTCTATAAGACAAATGCAGGATCCCTTGAGAAATATGAGAACTTCAATACGTTTTCAAAGTCCTGGACTCCACTGGATTCTTCTTCTAACAAAGTGATTTTAATCAAAGGATCGCGTGGCATGGCACTAGAACGGGTTCTGGACCTGATATAG
- the gldJ gene encoding gliding motility lipoprotein GldJ encodes MKNYSIIHLSAIAVCSILMVSCGGGNDYTNTSRGTGWDVTGKNGFELKTKYKDQDAAPGLVFVEGGTFTMGRVKDDPMHDWNNTPNQQHVQSFYIDETEVTNGMYLEMLDWVKRVFPPEDEQYRGIYNGAVPDTLVWRNRLGYNEEMTKNYLRFPSYANYPVVGVSWIQAVEFCNWRTDRVNEKILVDQGYVPKDQLGKATATELFNTETYLNAPTLVYGGNDSITRGGKRSEQLEKTRGKLAERRDTDTTGLYVRREDGILLPGAYRLPTEAEWEYAALGMGSVREYNAYRGRKKYPWNGQYTRSGDRKTRGDHLANFKQGDGDYGGIAGWSDDGADITAPIKSYEPNDFGVYDMAGNVSEWVADVYRPIVDDEFNDFNYYRGNVYTKNSIGPDGKVEVVSADSIDYDTLSNGKLIARTIPGEIKQVAVDDEETYLRTNFDRSDNRNFRDGDSQSSKYFGTADELDPDQRMYDSPQHRVSVDADGNVIREYDQANTRSTLIDNEVRVIKGGSWRDREYWLDPATRRFYPQDMAKDDLGFRCAMSRIGSKSKKSKSPRN; translated from the coding sequence ATGAAAAATTACTCTATAATTCATCTTTCCGCAATTGCAGTGTGCTCCATCCTTATGGTGAGCTGTGGTGGTGGTAACGATTACACTAACACATCAAGAGGTACTGGCTGGGATGTTACCGGCAAGAACGGTTTTGAACTTAAAACTAAATACAAAGACCAGGACGCAGCTCCAGGACTTGTGTTTGTTGAAGGTGGTACGTTTACCATGGGTCGCGTTAAGGATGACCCTATGCACGACTGGAACAATACACCCAACCAGCAACACGTGCAATCCTTCTATATTGACGAGACTGAGGTAACCAATGGTATGTACCTTGAAATGCTGGACTGGGTAAAAAGAGTTTTCCCACCAGAAGATGAGCAATATCGTGGCATCTATAATGGCGCTGTACCAGATACTCTTGTTTGGAGAAATCGTCTAGGGTACAACGAGGAAATGACCAAAAACTATTTACGTTTTCCATCTTATGCCAACTATCCTGTAGTAGGTGTATCCTGGATTCAAGCAGTAGAATTCTGTAACTGGAGAACAGACCGTGTTAACGAGAAAATATTAGTAGATCAAGGCTATGTTCCTAAAGACCAATTAGGAAAAGCTACAGCCACAGAACTTTTTAATACTGAAACCTACCTTAACGCTCCTACCTTAGTATATGGTGGGAATGATAGCATTACCCGTGGTGGAAAAAGATCTGAACAACTTGAAAAAACGAGAGGAAAACTTGCAGAGCGTCGCGATACAGACACTACAGGTCTTTATGTAAGAAGAGAAGATGGAATTCTTTTACCAGGAGCCTACCGTCTACCAACTGAGGCAGAATGGGAATATGCTGCTCTAGGCATGGGAAGCGTTAGAGAATACAATGCTTACCGTGGTAGAAAGAAATATCCATGGAACGGTCAATACACGCGTAGCGGTGACCGCAAAACAAGAGGTGACCATTTAGCTAACTTTAAGCAAGGTGATGGAGACTATGGTGGTATTGCAGGATGGAGTGATGACGGTGCAGACATCACAGCACCTATAAAATCCTATGAGCCTAATGACTTTGGAGTCTATGACATGGCAGGTAACGTGTCTGAATGGGTTGCAGACGTTTACCGTCCTATCGTTGATGATGAATTCAATGACTTTAACTACTACCGTGGTAACGTGTATACTAAAAACAGTATAGGTCCTGATGGTAAAGTTGAAGTAGTATCTGCAGACTCTATAGACTACGACACCTTGAGTAACGGTAAATTGATTGCTAGAACCATTCCTGGTGAGATTAAGCAAGTTGCTGTCGATGATGAAGAAACCTATTTGAGAACCAACTTTGACCGTAGCGACAACAGAAACTTCCGTGATGGTGACTCACAGTCTTCTAAATATTTTGGTACGGCAGATGAGCTTGATCCAGATCAAAGAATGTACGATTCACCGCAACACCGTGTAAGTGTGGATGCCGATGGTAACGTCATTAGAGAATACGACCAGGCCAACACTAGAAGCACACTTATTGATAATGAGGTGCGCGTGATCAAAGGTGGTTCATGGAGAGATCGTGAATATTGGTTGGATCCAGCTACACGTAGATTCTACCCACAAGACATGGCAAAGGATGATTTAGGATTCCGTTGTGCGATGTCACGTATAGGTTCTAAATCAAAAAAATCAAAGAGCCCACGTAATTAA
- a CDS encoding type III pantothenate kinase, which yields MILAVDIGNTAIKLAVVDDVSVYDLIRTSQEEFINHVKSFCSSYPDLTDACICQVGSIDIKLLDSLERLLNVTYITKDSKLPFSNNYQSDSLGNDRMALVAGAVKNKGQNTLIIDAGTCVTYDFIDDTNTYHGGAISPGLRLRFESLHNFTKNLPLLQPEPNQQLIGNTTSTSIQSGVVNGLTFEIKGMVKKYKKQHPDLNVIITGGDADLLVKQMKNRFFATPFLMLYGIHNIYKINS from the coding sequence ATGATACTGGCAGTAGACATAGGAAATACGGCCATCAAACTAGCAGTAGTTGATGACGTTTCGGTTTACGATCTTATTCGCACGTCACAAGAGGAGTTTATCAACCATGTCAAATCCTTTTGTTCCAGTTATCCAGACCTTACCGATGCCTGTATTTGTCAAGTAGGTTCCATTGACATTAAACTTTTGGATAGTTTAGAGCGTCTACTGAATGTGACTTATATAACCAAAGACTCCAAACTACCTTTTTCCAACAACTATCAATCTGATAGCCTAGGGAATGACCGCATGGCGTTAGTTGCTGGAGCAGTAAAAAACAAAGGCCAGAATACGCTCATCATTGATGCAGGCACCTGCGTCACTTATGACTTTATTGATGATACCAACACCTATCATGGCGGTGCGATATCACCAGGATTGAGACTAAGATTTGAATCCTTGCATAATTTCACAAAAAACTTACCGTTACTACAACCAGAACCTAATCAACAGTTGATAGGCAACACGACCAGCACTTCCATTCAAAGTGGTGTGGTCAATGGTCTCACCTTTGAGATTAAGGGCATGGTCAAAAAATACAAAAAACAGCATCCAGATCTTAACGTAATTATAACCGGCGGTGATGCAGATCTGTTGGTAAAGCAAATGAAAAACCGTTTCTTTGCCACGCCTTTTTTGATGCTGTATGGCATCCATAACATTTACAAAATCAATTCATGA
- a CDS encoding hemolysin family protein — MLEQILLIISMLILSAFFSGMEIAYVSSNKIHIELEKRQQDFIGRVLRNLTVQPSKFIITMLIGNSVALVIYGFAMGDLLTVQLSTWYPALVNNAFQLLLIQTVISTLVILLTAEFLPKVFFQIYANELLKFFAIPAYLFYLLFWGVSWFCIQLSDFVLKTFFKSKGDEVQLSFSKLELGNYITEQMESAQEQEDVDTEIQIFQNALDFGGLKAREVMVPRTEMISVQETSDIKELSKKFVSTGLSKILTHVDTIDDISGYVHSFDLFKSPASIIDVRRDVINVPETMLVKDVLNLLIKRHKSIAIVLDEYGGTSGLITVEDIVEELFGEIEDEHDSDQLIESQLSDTCFKLSARLEVDYVNERFKLDLPESEQYETIGGLIVHETENIPAELEEVIVDQYSFKILEKSNNKIDLVELNIIPEE; from the coding sequence ATGCTCGAACAGATACTTCTTATCATAAGCATGCTCATTTTGAGCGCGTTCTTTTCTGGGATGGAGATCGCTTATGTTTCTTCCAATAAAATCCACATTGAACTTGAAAAACGACAGCAGGATTTTATAGGTCGTGTACTGCGCAATTTGACCGTGCAACCTTCTAAGTTTATCATCACCATGCTCATAGGTAACAGTGTGGCTCTGGTTATTTATGGTTTTGCCATGGGTGATTTATTGACGGTACAACTGTCAACTTGGTATCCGGCACTTGTAAATAATGCTTTCCAGTTGTTATTGATTCAAACGGTGATTTCTACCTTGGTCATTCTATTGACGGCAGAGTTTTTACCTAAGGTGTTCTTTCAAATCTATGCCAACGAATTGCTTAAGTTCTTTGCGATTCCAGCCTATCTTTTTTATCTGCTTTTTTGGGGTGTTTCTTGGTTTTGTATCCAGCTATCAGACTTTGTATTGAAAACCTTTTTCAAATCCAAAGGCGATGAGGTTCAACTCTCGTTTTCCAAACTAGAGCTAGGGAACTACATCACAGAACAGATGGAAAGTGCCCAAGAACAAGAAGATGTAGATACAGAGATTCAAATATTTCAGAACGCACTAGACTTCGGTGGTCTTAAGGCCCGCGAGGTAATGGTTCCACGTACTGAGATGATTTCGGTTCAAGAGACATCAGACATTAAAGAATTAAGCAAAAAGTTTGTCTCCACTGGCCTGAGCAAGATATTGACACACGTAGATACCATTGACGATATAAGTGGTTATGTGCATAGTTTTGACCTTTTCAAATCGCCAGCATCCATTATAGATGTGCGTCGCGATGTGATCAATGTGCCAGAAACCATGCTGGTCAAAGACGTCTTGAACCTCTTGATCAAACGCCATAAAAGCATTGCTATCGTTCTGGATGAATATGGTGGTACTTCAGGACTTATCACGGTTGAGGATATTGTAGAAGAACTCTTTGGAGAGATTGAAGACGAGCACGATTCTGACCAGCTTATCGAGAGCCAGTTGAGCGATACCTGCTTCAAATTGAGCGCCAGACTTGAGGTGGACTATGTGAACGAACGCTTCAAACTGGACCTACCAGAAAGTGAGCAATACGAGACCATAGGCGGCCTCATCGTCCATGAAACCGAAAATATCCCAGCCGAATTAGAAGAGGTCATCGTCGATCAATATTCCTTCAAAATTCTAGAGAAGTCCAACAACAAAATCGACCTGGTAGAACTCAACATTATCCCAGAAGAGTAG